One Bos indicus isolate NIAB-ARS_2022 breed Sahiwal x Tharparkar chromosome 22, NIAB-ARS_B.indTharparkar_mat_pri_1.0, whole genome shotgun sequence DNA window includes the following coding sequences:
- the IP6K1 gene encoding inositol hexakisphosphate kinase 1 isoform X1, with product MCVCQTMEVGQYGKNASRAGDRGVLLEPFIHQVGGHSSMMRYDDHTVCKPLISREQRFYESLPPEMKEFTPEYKGVVSVCFEGDSDGYINLVAYPYVESETVEPDDTPEREQPRRKHSRRSLHRSGSGSDHKEEKASLPLETSESPQEAKSPKVELHSHSDVPFQMLDGNSGLSSEKISHNPWSLRCHKQQLSRMRSESKDRKLYKFLLLENVVHHFKYPCVLDLKMGTRQHGDDASAEKAARQMRKCEQSTSATLGVRVCGMQVYQLDTGHYLCRNKYYGRGLSIEGFRNALYQYLHNGLDLRRDLFEPILSKLRGLKAVLERQASYRFYSSSLLVIYDGKECRSESYLDRRSEMRMKHLDTSLPEVAPPCSPSTSLSSTSPEAGPFSPPKVDVRMIDFAHSTFKGFRDDPTVHDGPDRGYVFGLENLISIMEQMRDENQ from the exons ATGTGTGTTTGTCAAACCATGGAAGTGGGGCAGTATGGCAAGAACGCAAGTCGGGCCGGAGACCGGGGAGTCCTCCTGGAGCCCTTCATCCACCAGGTGGGCGGACACAGCAGCATGATGCGCTACGACGACCACACTGTGTGCAAGCCCCTCATCTCCCGGGAGCAGCGCTTCTACGAGTCCCTCCCTCCCGAAATGAAGGAGTTCACCCCTGAGTACAAAG GAGTGGTATCTGTCTGTTTCGAGGGGGACAGTGACGGTTACATCAACTTGGTGGCCTACCCGTACGTGGAAAGTGAGACCGTGGAGCCGGATGACACACCGGAGCGGGAGCAGCCTCGGCGCAAGCACTCCCGCCGGAGCCTGCACCGGTCGGGCAGTGGCAGTGACCACAAGGAGGAGAAAGCCAGCCTGCCCCTCGAAACCTCAGAGAG CCCCCAAGAGGCAAAGAGTCCAAAGGTGGAGCTACACAGCCACTCGGACGTCCCTTTCCAGATGCTAGATGGCAACAGTGGTCTGAGTTCTGAGAAGATCAGCCACAACCCTTGGAGCCTGCGCTGTCACAAGCAGCAGCTGAGCCGCATGCGCTCCGAGTCCAAGGACCGAAAGCTCTACA AGTTCCTCCTGCTTGAGAACGTGGTGCACCACTTCAAGTACCCCTGCGTGCTGGACCTGAAGATGGGCACCCGGCAGCATGGCGATGACGCATCCGCCGAGAAGGCTGCGCGGCAGATGCGGAAGTGCGAGCAGAGTACGTCGGCCACGCTGGGCGTCAGGGTCTGTGGCATGCAG GTGTACCAGCTGGACACGGGGCATTACCTCTGCAGGAACAAGTACTACGGCCGTGGGCTCTCCATCGAAGGCTTCCGCAACGCCCTCTATCAGTACCTGCACAACGGCCTGGACCTGCGGCGTGACCTTTTTGAGCCCATCCTGAGCAAACTGCGGGGCCTGAAGGCCGTGCTGGAGCGGCAGGCCTCCTACCGCTTCTACTCTAGCTCCCTGCTTGTCATCTATGACGGCAAGGAGTGCCGGTCTGAGTCCTACCTGGACCGCAGGTCTGAAATGCGTATGAAGCACCTGGACACCAGCCTCCCGGAGGTGGCCCCGCCCTGTAGCCCTAGCACCAGCCTCAGCAGCACCAGCCCGGAGGCGGGCCCCTTCTCTCCGCCCAAGGTGGACGTCCGCATGATCGACTTTGCACACAGCACGTTCAAGGGCTTCCGAGATGACCCCACAGTGCATGACGGGCCCGACCGAGGCTATGTTTTCGGCCTGGAGAACCTCATCAGCATCATGGAACAGATGCGGGACGAGAACCAGTAG
- the GMPPB gene encoding mannose-1-phosphate guanylyltransferase catalytic subunit beta — MKALILVGGYGTRLRPLTLSIPKPLVDFCNKPILLHQVEALAAAGVDHVILAVSYMSQVLEKEMKAQEQKLGIRISMSHEEEPLGTAGPLALARDLLCETADPFFVLNSDVICDFPFEAMVQFHRHHGQEGSILVTKVEEPSKYGVVVCEADTGRIHRFVEKPQVFVSNKINAGMYILSPSVLRRIQLQPTSIEKEIFPVMAKEGQLYAMELQGFWMDIGQPKDFLTGMCLFLQSLRQKHPEQLCSGPGIVGNVLVDPSARIGENCSIGPNVSLGPGVVVEDGVCIRRCTVLRDAHIRSHSWLESCIVGWRCRVGQWVRMENVTVLGEDVIVNDELYLNGASVLPHKSIGESVPEPRIIM, encoded by the exons ATGAAGGCACTGATTTTGGTGGGCGGTTATGGGACGCGTCTGCGGCCGCTGACGCTAAGCATCCCGAAGCCGCTGGTGGACTTCTGCAATAAGCCCATCTTGCTGCATCAAGTGGAGGCGCTGGCTGCG GCCGGCGTGGACCACGTGATTCTGGCCGTGAGTTATATGTCTcaggtgttggagaaggaaatgaaagcgCAGGAGCAAAAG CTAGGAATCCGAATCTCCATGTCCCACGAAGAGGAGCCTCTGGGGACAG CTGGGCCCCTGGCCCTGGCCCGAGACTTGCTCTGTGAGACTGCAGACCCTTTTTTCGTCCTGAACAGTGATGTGATCTGCGATTTCCCCTTCGAAGCCATGGTGCAATTCCACCGGCACCACGGTCAGGAGGGCTCCATTCTG GTGACCAAAGTGGAGGAACCCTCTAAGTACGGTGTGGTGGTGTGTGAGGCGGACACAGGCCGCATTCACCGGTTCGTGGAGAAGCCGCAGGTGTTTGTGTCCAACAAGATCAATGCAGGCATGTACATCCTGAGTCCTTCAGTGCTACGGCGCATCCAG CTGCAGCCCACATCCATTGAGAAGGAGATCTTCCCTGTCATGGCCAAGGAAGGGCAGCTCTATGCCATGGAGTTGCAGG GCTTCTGGATGGACATCGGGCAGCCCAAGGATTTCCTCACTGGCATGTGCCTCTTCCTACAGTCACTGCGACAGAAGCATCCTGAGCAGCTGTGCTCAGGCCCTGGCATTGTGGGCAACGTGCTGGTG GACCCAAGTGCCCGTATCGGTGAGAACTGCAGCATAGGCCCCAATGTGAGTCTGGGTCCCGGTGTGGTGGTGGAGGATGGCGTGTGCATTCGGCGGTGCACCGTGCTGCGAGACGCCCACATCCGCTCCCACTCCTGGCTGGAGTCTTGTATCGTGGGCTGGCGCTGCCGTGTGGGCCAGTGG GTGCGCATGGAGAATGTGACAGTGCTGGGCGAGGATGTCATCGTCAACGACGAGCTCTACCTCAACGGGGCCAGCGTGCTGCCCCACAAGTCTATTGGTGAGTCGGTGCCGGAGCCGCGCATCATCATGTGA
- the IP6K1 gene encoding inositol hexakisphosphate kinase 1 isoform X2 — MCYILWPQCATGPQRNVCLSNHGSGAVWQERKSGRRPGSPPGALHPPGVVSVCFEGDSDGYINLVAYPYVESETVEPDDTPEREQPRRKHSRRSLHRSGSGSDHKEEKASLPLETSESPQEAKSPKVELHSHSDVPFQMLDGNSGLSSEKISHNPWSLRCHKQQLSRMRSESKDRKLYKFLLLENVVHHFKYPCVLDLKMGTRQHGDDASAEKAARQMRKCEQSTSATLGVRVCGMQVYQLDTGHYLCRNKYYGRGLSIEGFRNALYQYLHNGLDLRRDLFEPILSKLRGLKAVLERQASYRFYSSSLLVIYDGKECRSESYLDRRSEMRMKHLDTSLPEVAPPCSPSTSLSSTSPEAGPFSPPKVDVRMIDFAHSTFKGFRDDPTVHDGPDRGYVFGLENLISIMEQMRDENQ, encoded by the exons ATGTGCTACATCCTCTGGCCTCAGTGTGCAACTGGCCCCCAACGCAATGTGTGTTTGTCAAACCATGGAAGTGGGGCAGTATGGCAAGAACGCAAGTCGGGCCGGAGACCGGGGAGTCCTCCTGGAGCCCTTCATCCACCAG GAGTGGTATCTGTCTGTTTCGAGGGGGACAGTGACGGTTACATCAACTTGGTGGCCTACCCGTACGTGGAAAGTGAGACCGTGGAGCCGGATGACACACCGGAGCGGGAGCAGCCTCGGCGCAAGCACTCCCGCCGGAGCCTGCACCGGTCGGGCAGTGGCAGTGACCACAAGGAGGAGAAAGCCAGCCTGCCCCTCGAAACCTCAGAGAG CCCCCAAGAGGCAAAGAGTCCAAAGGTGGAGCTACACAGCCACTCGGACGTCCCTTTCCAGATGCTAGATGGCAACAGTGGTCTGAGTTCTGAGAAGATCAGCCACAACCCTTGGAGCCTGCGCTGTCACAAGCAGCAGCTGAGCCGCATGCGCTCCGAGTCCAAGGACCGAAAGCTCTACA AGTTCCTCCTGCTTGAGAACGTGGTGCACCACTTCAAGTACCCCTGCGTGCTGGACCTGAAGATGGGCACCCGGCAGCATGGCGATGACGCATCCGCCGAGAAGGCTGCGCGGCAGATGCGGAAGTGCGAGCAGAGTACGTCGGCCACGCTGGGCGTCAGGGTCTGTGGCATGCAG GTGTACCAGCTGGACACGGGGCATTACCTCTGCAGGAACAAGTACTACGGCCGTGGGCTCTCCATCGAAGGCTTCCGCAACGCCCTCTATCAGTACCTGCACAACGGCCTGGACCTGCGGCGTGACCTTTTTGAGCCCATCCTGAGCAAACTGCGGGGCCTGAAGGCCGTGCTGGAGCGGCAGGCCTCCTACCGCTTCTACTCTAGCTCCCTGCTTGTCATCTATGACGGCAAGGAGTGCCGGTCTGAGTCCTACCTGGACCGCAGGTCTGAAATGCGTATGAAGCACCTGGACACCAGCCTCCCGGAGGTGGCCCCGCCCTGTAGCCCTAGCACCAGCCTCAGCAGCACCAGCCCGGAGGCGGGCCCCTTCTCTCCGCCCAAGGTGGACGTCCGCATGATCGACTTTGCACACAGCACGTTCAAGGGCTTCCGAGATGACCCCACAGTGCATGACGGGCCCGACCGAGGCTATGTTTTCGGCCTGGAGAACCTCATCAGCATCATGGAACAGATGCGGGACGAGAACCAGTAG